Genomic segment of Mucilaginibacter sabulilitoris:
AAAAAAGTTGATACCGTTGATACCTATTTTGGCACGCAAGTGCCCGACCCATACCGCTGGTTGGAGAATGACCAGGCTCCTGATACCAAGGAATGGGTAAAAGAGGAAAATAAAGTTACCCAAAACTACCTGGGTCAGATTCCGTACCGCGAGGAGATGCGCAAACGGCTGGAAACCTTATGGAATTACGAAAAGTACAGCGCTCCTTTTAAAGAAGGTAAATACACCTATTTTTATAAGAACGACGGTTTGCAAAGCCAATCGGTTTTATACCGCCAGGTTGGCGATAACGGCACCCCGGAAATATTTTTAGATCCCAACAAATTCTCGGCCGACGGCACTACCTCCCTGCAGGGAATTGATTTTACTAAAGATGGCGACATGGCCGCTTACCAGATATCTGAAGGCGGATCTGACTGGCGCAAGGTAATTGTAATAAAAACCGACGATAAAAGCGTAGTTGGCGATACCCTTACCGATATAAAATTCAGCGGACTGGCCTGGAAAGGCACTGACGGATTTTACTACAGCAGCTATGATAAACCGACAGCAGGCAGCCAGTTATCGGGCATGACGCAGTACCATAAACTGTACTACCATAAGTTGGGCACACCGCAAAGTACCGATAAGCTGATTTTTGGCGGCGACAAAACACCACGCCGGTACATCGGCGCTTACCTTACCGAAGACGAGCGCTTCCTGGTGATCACCGCGGCCACCTCAACCACCGGGAACGAACTGTATATACAGGATTTGAACCAGCCCGGCAGCAGTATAGTTAACGTAGTTGATAATTTTGATAATGAACACGCCATATTGGATAATGTTGGCAGCAAGCTGTACATATTAACCAATATATATTCTCCCAACTTTAAAATTGTTACGGTCGATGCTTCTACTCCAACTGTAACGCACTGGAAAAACCTTATCCCTGAAACCAAAAATGTACTCACCGCCAGTACCGGCGGCGGCAAAATTTTTGCGGAATACCTTCAAGATGCTACTTCATTTGTACAGCAATATGATATGAACGGTAAACTGGAGCGTACCATTGCGCTGCCATCAGTTGGTACAGCGGCAGGTTTTGGTACAAAAAAGGAGGAAAAAGAAACTTATTATACTTTCACCAGCTATGTATACCCACCAACTATCTTTAAGCTGGATATAGCCAGCGGCAGATCAACAGTCTATAAAAAATCGAACGTAAAGTTTGATCTGGAGCAGTATGAGTCAAAGCAGGTGTTTTATACATCAAAGGACAAAACAAAAATTCCGATGATTATTACCTATAAGAAAGGTACGGTACTTAATGGCGAAAACCCGACTTTGCTGTATGCTTATGGTGGTTTTGGTGTTAGTTTAACCCCTGCTTTCAGTACGTCGAACATTATATTGCTGGAGCACGGCGGCATTTACGCGGTACCCAACCTGCGTGGTGGTGGTGAGTATGGAGAAACCTGGCACCGCAAAGGTATCAAAATGAAAAAGCAAAACGTGTTTGACGATTTCATAGCCGCCGCCGAATACCTCATCAAAAATAAATATACGTCTAAAGAGAAACTGGCTGTTTCGGGCGGTTCAAATGGCGGTTTGCTCATAGGCGCCATGCTTACCCAGCGACCAGATCTGTTTAAGGTGGCTTTCCCGGCTGTGGGTGTTATGGATATGCTGCGCTATAATAAATTTACCGCAGGCGCAGGCTGGAGCTATGATTATGGTACCGCCGAAGATTCTAAAGAAATGTTCGAATATCTGTATAACTATTCGCCATACCATGCCTTAAAGCCAAACCAGTACCCCGCTACCATGGTTACTACTGCCGATCATGACGACCGCGTGGTACCCGCGCACTCCTTTAAGTTTGGTGCACGCCTGCAGGAATATCAAAAAGGCACCGCCCCAACAATAATTCGTATTGAGACCAAGGCAGGCCATGGCGCGGGCCAGAGTACCGCGCAGGTAATAAGCGGCCAGGTTGATAAATGGGCATTCATGTTCTGGAACATGGGAGTGAAATGGAAGTAGCATTTGGAATATTATTGAAAATAATGAAGATTGTGGGATTCCCCTCTCAAGAGTGGAACTGAAAATATAAACCTTATATAACACTATTTAAATAAATTTATGAAACCATACCTTACCCTTGTAGTTGCATTATTAATCAGTATCTCTTCTTTTGGTCAAACAAAAAAGCCAAATCTTAATGTTGTTTTTATCGGCAACAGTATAACACAGGGAGTGCAGTTACAAGACCCGGCTACCGAAGCTCCGCCGGCTACAGCTATAGCCTGGTTGCGTCAGCAAAAGAACCTGGGTACGGTTGAGTTTAGCAACCAGGGCCACAGCGGTTACACCACGCTCGACTTTTTGCCCGGTACAGGCACTTTTGCCAGGGTAGAAGACGCGGCCAATGCTTTTACCGATAAGGATGCCTTGCTTATATTCTCGATGAAACTGGGCACTAATGACAGCGCCATACATGGTCCGCATGGTGCCCCTGTATCACCCGAAAACTATATCAAAAACGTAAAAAGTATTGTAGATAAACTGCTGGCCGATTTCCCTAAAGCTATCATTATATTACAGCACCCTATATGGTACAGTAACAACACCTATAATGGTTCTATGTACTTGCAGGAAGGCCTGTCAAGGTTGGAAAGCTATGTGCCTAAGCTGGATAGCCTGGTTGCCAACTATGGCACAACCAATCCCAGCCATGTTTTTGTGGGCGATACAAAAGCGTTCAACTATTTCAGGAAACATCACCCAACCGAGCTGATCCCGGAAAAAGGTAAGCAGGGCACATTTTATCTGCATCCCAACAAAAAAGGCGCTGTATCGCTTGGCGAGTTTTGGGGCAGGGCGATTGAACGGGTAGTGAAACAATTGAAATAAGTAAATAAAGATGTCCTCCTGAACTTGTTTCAGGATCTCTCCGACATGACAGCAGCTTAATCTCTATTCTTTTACAAACCATTTTTGCTTTTTAGCCGGAGAGTGCCCAACTTCGCAGTCCAAAATTTACTATGATAACTCATTATAAAAAAATAGCCCAGGAGCTTTCCATCTCCGAAAAGCAAGTTAGCGCCACAGTTGAGCTGCTTGATGAGGGCGCTACCGTTCCGTTTATTTCCCGCTACCGTAAAGAAGTTACCGGTACGCTTGATGAAGTGCAGGTGACCGAGATCCGCGACCGCGTACAGCAATTGCGCGACCTGGATAAACGCCGTGAGGCCATCCTGAAATCGCTAACCGACATGGGCAAACTTACGCCTGAACTGGAAAGGCAGATCAACGAGGCCGAAACCATGGTGCTGCTGGAAGATATTTACCTACCTTATCGCCCAAAACGCAAAACCCGCGCCACTACAGCTCGTGAAAAAGGCCTGCAGCCACTGGCCGATTTGGTACTGGAACAAAACAAAATTGATCTGGAAACCGCTGCCGAAGCATATATTGATGCTGAAAAAGGGGTGAATAGCGTTGAAGAGGCATTGGGCGGTGCAAGGGATATCATTGCCGAAACCGTTAGCGAAAATGCCGAAGTACGTACCCGCATCCGCGAATTATTTATTGAAAAGGGAACTTTTCAGTCGAAAGTGGTTGACGGAAAGGAAGTAGAAGGCATAAAATATAAAGATTACTTTGATTGGTCGGAGCCGGTAAAATCTGCGCCATCGCACCGGATACTGGCCATGCGCCGCGGCGAAAAGGAGGAAATTTTGTGGCTGGATATTAAGCCTGAGGAAGAAGAAGCTATTGCTATACTGGAAGACACCTTTATTAAAGGCAATAACTCAGCGGCCGATCAGGTAAAGCAAGCCATTGCCGACGGATATAAACGTTTGTTAAAACCATCCATGGAAACAGAGGTGCGCCTGTTCACTAAAAAGAAAGCTGACGAAGAAGCCATCCGTGTTTTTGCTGAGAACGCCCGCCAGCTTTTATTGAGTGCTCCGCTTGGTCAGAAAAGAGTGATGGCCATTGACCCGGGTTTCCGCACGGGCTGTAAACTGGTTTGTCTGGATGAGCAGGGGAAATTGCTGGAAAATACCGCTATTTATCCACATACCGGAGCCGGGCAGGCGCGTGAGGCCGAAAAAACAGTTCAGCATTTATTCGAAAAATATAATATTGAAGCCATTGCCATAGGCAACGGTACGGCGGGCCGCGAAACAGAACTATTTGTGCGCAACCTGAATTTACCGGGCGTAACTATTGTAATGGTGAACGAAAGCGGGGCTTCTATTTACTCAGCATCTGAAGTGGCAAGGGATGAATTTCCGGATAAGGATATTACGGTAAGAGGCGCGGTATCTATCGGCAGAAGGCTGATGGATCCGCTTGCCGAACTGGTAAAGATCGACCCTAAATCAATAGGTGTAGGACAGTACCAACACGATGTTGATCAGAACAAACTGCAAACCTCGTTAGATGATACTGTAATGAGCTGCGTAAACGCCGTTGGGGTTGAATTGAATACCGCATCCAAACAAATACTGGCCTATGTGTCGGGACTTGGGCCGCAGCTGGCGCAAAACATTGTAGAATACCGTGATCAGAACGGTGCCTTTAAACGCCGCGATCAGTTGAAAAAAGTACCCCGCCTGGGCGATAAGGCATTTGAGCAGGCTGCCGGATTTTTACGCATACACCAGGCCGAAAACCCGCTTGATTCAAGCGCGGTACACCCTGAGCGTTATGGTTTGCTGGAGCAGATAGCTAAAGACATGAGCTGTACAGTTAAAGACCTGATGAGCAATGCGCCTTTACGTAAAAGCATTCCATTACAAAAATATACTTCTGAAACGGTGGGCTTGCCTACGCTTAATGATATTATGGCCGAGCTGGCTAAACCGGGCCGCGATCC
This window contains:
- a CDS encoding prolyl oligopeptidase family serine peptidase encodes the protein MTIKALSYPQTKKVDTVDTYFGTQVPDPYRWLENDQAPDTKEWVKEENKVTQNYLGQIPYREEMRKRLETLWNYEKYSAPFKEGKYTYFYKNDGLQSQSVLYRQVGDNGTPEIFLDPNKFSADGTTSLQGIDFTKDGDMAAYQISEGGSDWRKVIVIKTDDKSVVGDTLTDIKFSGLAWKGTDGFYYSSYDKPTAGSQLSGMTQYHKLYYHKLGTPQSTDKLIFGGDKTPRRYIGAYLTEDERFLVITAATSTTGNELYIQDLNQPGSSIVNVVDNFDNEHAILDNVGSKLYILTNIYSPNFKIVTVDASTPTVTHWKNLIPETKNVLTASTGGGKIFAEYLQDATSFVQQYDMNGKLERTIALPSVGTAAGFGTKKEEKETYYTFTSYVYPPTIFKLDIASGRSTVYKKSNVKFDLEQYESKQVFYTSKDKTKIPMIITYKKGTVLNGENPTLLYAYGGFGVSLTPAFSTSNIILLEHGGIYAVPNLRGGGEYGETWHRKGIKMKKQNVFDDFIAAAEYLIKNKYTSKEKLAVSGGSNGGLLIGAMLTQRPDLFKVAFPAVGVMDMLRYNKFTAGAGWSYDYGTAEDSKEMFEYLYNYSPYHALKPNQYPATMVTTADHDDRVVPAHSFKFGARLQEYQKGTAPTIIRIETKAGHGAGQSTAQVISGQVDKWAFMFWNMGVKWK
- a CDS encoding GDSL-type esterase/lipase family protein; protein product: MKPYLTLVVALLISISSFGQTKKPNLNVVFIGNSITQGVQLQDPATEAPPATAIAWLRQQKNLGTVEFSNQGHSGYTTLDFLPGTGTFARVEDAANAFTDKDALLIFSMKLGTNDSAIHGPHGAPVSPENYIKNVKSIVDKLLADFPKAIIILQHPIWYSNNTYNGSMYLQEGLSRLESYVPKLDSLVANYGTTNPSHVFVGDTKAFNYFRKHHPTELIPEKGKQGTFYLHPNKKGAVSLGEFWGRAIERVVKQLK
- a CDS encoding Tex family protein, whose product is MITHYKKIAQELSISEKQVSATVELLDEGATVPFISRYRKEVTGTLDEVQVTEIRDRVQQLRDLDKRREAILKSLTDMGKLTPELERQINEAETMVLLEDIYLPYRPKRKTRATTAREKGLQPLADLVLEQNKIDLETAAEAYIDAEKGVNSVEEALGGARDIIAETVSENAEVRTRIRELFIEKGTFQSKVVDGKEVEGIKYKDYFDWSEPVKSAPSHRILAMRRGEKEEILWLDIKPEEEEAIAILEDTFIKGNNSAADQVKQAIADGYKRLLKPSMETEVRLFTKKKADEEAIRVFAENARQLLLSAPLGQKRVMAIDPGFRTGCKLVCLDEQGKLLENTAIYPHTGAGQAREAEKTVQHLFEKYNIEAIAIGNGTAGRETELFVRNLNLPGVTIVMVNESGASIYSASEVARDEFPDKDITVRGAVSIGRRLMDPLAELVKIDPKSIGVGQYQHDVDQNKLQTSLDDTVMSCVNAVGVELNTASKQILAYVSGLGPQLAQNIVEYRDQNGAFKRRDQLKKVPRLGDKAFEQAAGFLRIHQAENPLDSSAVHPERYGLLEQIAKDMSCTVKDLMSNAPLRKSIPLQKYTSETVGLPTLNDIMAELAKPGRDPREQFEAFSFTEGVNSIGDLKVGMKLPGIITNITNFGAFVDIGVHQDGLVHLSQITNRYIKDPNEVLKVHQKVEVTVTEVDVNRKRIALSMKENDKSAPNERRNDDRRPAGNKPVYNKKPEQQPETDIAIKLAALKNKFK